One genomic segment of Gossypium arboreum isolate Shixiya-1 chromosome 3, ASM2569848v2, whole genome shotgun sequence includes these proteins:
- the LOC108474851 gene encoding uncharacterized protein LOC108474851 has protein sequence MSSSSRAWIVAASIGAVEALKDQGICRWNYTARAVVQHAKNYVRSASQAKNLSSQSSAAISKGLRQSKQSDESLRTVMYLSCWGPN, from the coding sequence ATGAGTTCAAGTAGCAGAGCATGGATTGTCGCAGCTAGTATTGGAGCTGTGGAAGCACTGAAGGACCAAGGTATCTGCAGATGGAACTATACTGCGAGGGCAGTTGTGCAGCATGCCAAGAACTATGTGAGGTCAGCTTCACAGGCCAAGAACCTCTCCTCTCAATCGTCAGCTGCAATTTCCAAAGGACTGAGGCAGTCTAAACAATCAGACGAGTCTTTGAGGACTGTAATGTACTTGAGTTGCTGGGGTCCCAACTGA
- the LOC108475609 gene encoding uncharacterized protein LOC108475609 has translation MSSTSRAWIVAASIGAVEALKDQGICRWNYTVRSVAQHAKNHVRSASQAKNLSSQSSAAISKGLNKSKQSEESLRTVMYLSCWGPN, from the coding sequence ATGAGTTCTACAAGCAGAGCATGGATTGTTGCAGCTAGTATTGGAGCTGTAGAGGCTCTGAAAGATCAAGGTATTTGCAGATGGAACTACACAGTAAGGTCAGTTGCGCAGCATGCCAAGAACCATGTGAGGTCAGCTTCACAGGCCAAGAACCTCTCCTCTCAATCCTCAGCTGCAATTTCAAAGGGACTGAACAAGTCTAAACAATCAGAAGAGTCTTTGAGGACTGTCATGTACTTGAGCTGTTGGGGTCCCAACTGA
- the LOC108475493 gene encoding uncharacterized protein LOC108475493 yields MSSSSRAWIVAASIGAVEALKDQGICRWNYTVRSVVQHAKNHVRLASQAQNLSSQSSAAISKGLNNSKQSEESLRTVMYLSCWGPN; encoded by the coding sequence ATGAGTTCAAGTAGCAGAGCATGGATTGTTGCAGCTAGTATTGGAGCTGTGGAGGCACTGAAAGACCAAGGTATCTGCAGATGGAACTACACGGTAAGGTCAGTTGTGCAGCATGCCAAGAACCATGTGAGGTTAGCTTCACAGGCCCAGAACCTCTCTTCTCAATCCTCAGCTGCAATTTCAAAGGGACTGAACAATTCTAAACAATCAGAAGAGTCTTTGAGGACAGTCATGTACTTGAGTTGTTGGGGTCCCAACTGA
- the LOC108474549 gene encoding uncharacterized protein LOC108474549 yields the protein MSSTSRAWIVAASIGAVEALKDQGICRWNYTVRSAVQHAKNHMRSASQAKNLSSQSSAAICKGLRQSKQSEEALRTVMYLSCWGPN from the coding sequence ATGAGTTCAACAAGCAGAGCATGGATTGTTGCAGCTAGTATTGGAGCTGTGGAGGCTCTGAAAGACCAAGGTATCTGCAGATGGAACTACACTGTAAGGTCAGCTGTCCAGCATGCCAAGAACCACATGAGATCAGCTTCACAGGCCAAGAACCTCTCATCTCAATCCTCAGCCGCAATTTGCAAAGGACTGAGGCAGTCTAAACAATCAGAAGAGGCTTTGAGGACTGTCATGTACTTGAGTTGTTGGGGTCCCAACTGA
- the LOC108474550 gene encoding uncharacterized protein LOC108474550 — MSSTSRAWIAAASIGAVEALKDQGICRWNYTARSVVQHAKNHVRSASQAKNLSSQSSAAISKGLLQSKQSEESLRTVMYLSCWGPN, encoded by the coding sequence ATGAGTTCAACTAGCAGAGCGTGGATTGCTGCAGCTAGTATTGGAGCTGTGGAGGCACTGAAAGACCAAGGTATCTGCAGATGGAACTACACAGCAAGGTCAGTTGTGCAGCATGCCAAGAACCATGTGAGGTCAGCTTCACAGGCCAAGAACCTCTCTTCTCAATCCTCAGCTGCAATTTCTAAGGGACTGTTGCAGTCTAAACAATCAGAAGAGTCTTTGAGGACTGTCATGTACCTGAGCTGTTGGGGTCCCAACTAA